One Natrinema halophilum genomic window carries:
- a CDS encoding cobalamin B12-binding domain-containing protein, translating into MSSEQDAESIRCLVAKVGLDGHDRGAHVIARAFRDAGFEVIYSGLHKSPDEIVQAAVQEDVDVLGISILSGAHDTLVPKIMNGLEEYGAKDDTLVLAGGVIPDEDREGLLDDGVAAIFGPGTSIEETIDFVRENAPQR; encoded by the coding sequence ATGAGCAGTGAACAGGATGCGGAGTCGATCCGGTGTCTCGTCGCCAAAGTCGGCCTCGACGGCCACGACCGTGGAGCGCACGTGATTGCACGCGCGTTCCGCGATGCCGGCTTCGAGGTCATTTACTCTGGATTGCACAAATCACCAGACGAAATCGTTCAGGCTGCAGTGCAGGAAGACGTCGACGTCCTCGGCATCTCTATCCTCTCTGGTGCTCACGACACGTTGGTCCCGAAGATCATGAACGGTCTCGAGGAGTACGGCGCCAAAGATGATACCCTCGTCCTCGCCGGTGGTGTTATTCCCGACGAGGACCGCGAGGGACTCTTAGACGACGGCGTCGCGGCGATCTTCGGGCCCGGTACCTCGATCGAGGAGACTATCGATTTCGTCCGCGAGAACGCACCGCAGCGATGA
- the meaB gene encoding methylmalonyl Co-A mutase-associated GTPase MeaB, giving the protein MDSDDESLLESLLSGEHRALARVISKIENRSPGYRDLVSQLYAHTGNADVIGITGSPGAGKSTLVDKLAEAYRDRGETVGIIAIDPSSPFTGGAVLGDRIRMASTVGDMDVFVRSMSARGTLGGLSTATADAVKAMDAFGKDKIIVETVGAGQNEIDIVRTADSVAVLVPPGSGDDIQTLKAGILEIADIFVVNKADRDGADRTVQELREMVHIGEESGIGGGHHGVDTGLDGSDAVEDDAAGSDEGWTPPIVETVATKGTGVEAFIDELTTHRAYLVDSGARAEKVRTRYAEEIRTLLREDVHTMLEDELAESGGIDDLAEAVRQGETDPYSIATDVLAPVEACLENVETDASEDTDTE; this is encoded by the coding sequence ATGGATTCGGACGACGAATCGCTGCTCGAGTCGTTACTGTCGGGTGAACACCGCGCGCTCGCCAGGGTCATCTCGAAGATAGAGAACCGATCGCCGGGCTATCGGGATCTCGTTTCACAGTTGTACGCACACACTGGAAACGCAGACGTAATCGGCATCACGGGAAGCCCCGGCGCGGGCAAGTCGACGCTGGTCGACAAACTCGCCGAAGCGTACCGAGACCGGGGCGAAACGGTCGGGATCATTGCGATAGACCCGTCATCGCCGTTCACCGGGGGAGCCGTCCTCGGGGATCGAATCCGGATGGCTTCCACGGTCGGTGACATGGACGTGTTCGTCCGCTCGATGAGCGCCCGGGGAACTCTCGGAGGTCTCTCGACGGCCACGGCAGATGCGGTCAAAGCGATGGACGCGTTCGGGAAGGACAAAATCATCGTCGAGACCGTCGGCGCCGGACAGAACGAGATCGACATCGTCCGGACCGCCGACAGCGTCGCCGTCCTCGTCCCACCGGGATCGGGAGACGACATTCAGACCCTCAAAGCGGGTATTCTGGAGATCGCAGATATTTTCGTCGTCAACAAGGCCGACCGGGACGGCGCGGACCGAACCGTCCAGGAACTGCGGGAAATGGTCCACATCGGCGAGGAAAGTGGAATCGGCGGCGGTCACCACGGCGTCGATACTGGCCTCGACGGTAGCGACGCGGTTGAGGACGACGCTGCGGGGTCGGACGAAGGCTGGACCCCGCCGATCGTCGAGACAGTCGCCACGAAAGGGACTGGCGTCGAAGCCTTCATCGATGAACTCACGACCCATCGCGCGTACCTCGTCGACTCCGGCGCCCGGGCCGAGAAGGTACGAACGCGCTACGCCGAGGAGATTCGTACGCTGCTTCGCGAGGACGTTCACACCATGCTCGAGGACGAACTCGCCGAGAGCGGCGGGATCGACGACCTCGCCGAAGCCGTCCGTCAGGGCGAGACCGACCCCTACTCCATCGCGACCGACGTCCTCGCACCCGTCGAAGCCTGTCTCGAGAACGTAGAGACCGACGCGAGTGAGGACACGGACACGGAGTAG
- a CDS encoding alpha/beta fold hydrolase: protein MKARTVLGVALGTVGGAIIGDRLLKQRAGDLENPLPGVERTYRWRGIETTYTVAGDPNDPDMLLLHGIYAGSSSNEFAPIVEQLAEDYRVYVVDLPGFGRSERPPLVYSASLYAEFIRDFADEVTDEPIVVTSSLASAFAVDAADETDFERLVLICPTDETGDERPWVRTLLRTPIIGTTLYNLLASKPSIRYFFHRDGYYDSDRIDSDEVQYAWDSAHQPGARYATASFAAATLDPEFDLATELAGLETPTTLVWGRDAELIPLREGRDLAEAADLELVVIDYATQLPHAEHPDKFVEYLSAELPRVDIDE from the coding sequence ATGAAAGCCCGAACAGTCCTCGGTGTGGCGCTTGGAACCGTCGGCGGCGCGATTATCGGCGACAGACTCCTGAAACAGCGCGCGGGCGACCTCGAGAACCCACTACCCGGCGTCGAGCGAACGTATCGATGGCGCGGAATCGAGACGACCTACACCGTCGCGGGCGATCCGAATGATCCGGATATGCTTCTCCTCCACGGGATCTACGCCGGATCCAGCAGCAACGAATTCGCGCCGATTGTCGAGCAACTGGCCGAGGATTACCGCGTGTACGTGGTCGACCTTCCCGGCTTTGGCCGTTCGGAACGACCTCCGCTCGTCTACTCAGCGTCTCTCTACGCCGAATTCATCCGCGACTTCGCTGACGAGGTCACCGACGAACCGATTGTCGTCACCTCCTCGCTTGCGAGTGCGTTCGCCGTCGACGCTGCAGACGAGACCGACTTCGAGCGGCTGGTGTTGATCTGTCCCACCGACGAGACGGGCGACGAGCGGCCGTGGGTACGAACCCTATTGCGAACTCCAATCATCGGAACGACGCTGTACAACCTGCTCGCGAGCAAGCCGTCGATCCGGTACTTTTTCCACCGCGATGGGTACTACGACTCCGATCGAATCGATTCGGATGAAGTTCAGTACGCCTGGGACAGCGCTCACCAACCCGGCGCACGTTACGCCACCGCTTCCTTCGCAGCAGCTACTCTCGATCCCGAGTTCGATCTGGCGACCGAACTTGCGGGCCTCGAGACGCCGACCACGCTGGTCTGGGGTCGGGATGCAGAACTCATCCCGCTCAGAGAGGGTCGGGATCTCGCCGAGGCGGCCGACCTCGAACTGGTCGTCATCGACTACGCGACGCAACTACCCCACGCCGAACATCCGGACAAATTCGTCGAATACCTGAGCGCGGAGCTCCCGCGGGTCGACATCGACGAGTAG
- a CDS encoding DUF502 domain-containing protein: MKLTESIKSSFVAGLILVAPLAVTLYVLRLLVSWLRQFVTPIVRAAGLAQYTGNVEAVAQILAVILIVTSIIFLGFLAKQSVGRQLFGNIGRLVNVVPLVSTIYSSVRQVADSLVERKTGYESVVLVEYPREGVYMIGLVTGESPTPVEEVAGQDVYNVFLPNSPNPTAGRLVLLPEEQVHEIDMSVRRGMRLVVTTGMGDEREPSSTTPKVVQNVPKR, from the coding sequence GAGTAGCTTCGTCGCGGGATTGATCCTGGTCGCACCGCTTGCCGTTACGCTGTACGTACTCCGACTCCTCGTCAGTTGGTTGCGACAGTTCGTCACCCCGATCGTTCGCGCCGCGGGACTGGCACAGTACACGGGCAACGTCGAAGCCGTCGCCCAGATACTCGCCGTCATCTTGATCGTCACGTCGATCATCTTCCTCGGTTTTCTCGCCAAGCAGAGCGTCGGCCGGCAACTGTTCGGCAACATCGGTCGCCTCGTCAACGTCGTGCCCCTGGTCAGTACGATCTACTCGAGCGTCCGGCAGGTCGCGGACTCGCTCGTCGAACGAAAAACGGGCTACGAAAGCGTCGTTCTGGTCGAGTATCCCCGGGAAGGCGTCTACATGATCGGCCTCGTTACGGGCGAGAGCCCGACCCCAGTCGAGGAAGTGGCCGGGCAGGACGTCTACAACGTCTTTTTGCCCAACAGTCCGAATCCAACCGCCGGCAGGCTGGTACTGCTACCCGAAGAGCAGGTCCACGAAATCGACATGAGCGTCCGACGCGGGATGCGCCTCGTGGTTACGACTGGAATGGGCGACGAACGGGAGCCGTCGTCTACGACGCCGAAAGTAGTCCAGAACGTTCCGAAGCGATGA